In one Carassius carassius chromosome 12, fCarCar2.1, whole genome shotgun sequence genomic region, the following are encoded:
- the miga1 gene encoding mitoguardin 1 gives MMMTEDLFRNTQVSMKLAALCFMDLPLSVYSSLPQVSLSTSTKKLFAATAFGAVSLIYLARRFRRRKGKKKACSPVEQETFEFLNIVPLKKDFECQDLHLRSKNGYLCNVVSSGSLYSKLSGSLLSLASVRSRHSSSSSTCANGSSCWDGAGDDNDVCNVLNIPGTAPENLYLMGMELFEEALRRWEQALTFRSRQAEDEENCASVKLGAGDAIAEESMEDIISVDFIRKLESLLQRAYRLQEEFEGALGMTDPSTHPISDKHMDLSVREDLEDTCLRDSISIASTDSFVSAAELSEHREMRSAHALESLCHHPFYEDALQMAEEGKIYCRVLRTEMLECLGDTDFLAKLHCIRQACQVILCERATRAFLADTGKKILSSIIVKARKSPKRFEEVFEEVICFLEQTDHWEHTEMELSSRGVKHLNFYDIVLDFILMDSFEDLENPPISIQNVVNNRWLNNSFKETAVASSCWSVLKQKRQHMKVQDGFIAHFYAVCEHISPVLAWGFLGPKSSLHDFCCYFKEQVLFFMKDIFDLDKVRYCSLDTLAEDILHLLHQRSELLLAYVGTDMIHHLNGCSGTPLHLVPSALLEAQVQ, from the exons ATGATGATGACCGAGGACCTGTTCAGAAACACACAGGTGTCCATGAAGCTGGCCGCTCTGTGCTTTATGGACTTGCCACTGTCAGTCTATTCCTCCCTTCCACAG GTGAGTCTGAGCACCAGCACCAAGAAGCTCTTTGCTGCCACTGCCTTCGGCGCGGTCTCCCTTATCTACCTGGCCCGGCGCTTCAGGAGGAGGAAGGGCAAGAAAAAAGCCTGTTCGCCTGTAGAACAGGAAACGTTCGAGTTCCTCAACATTGTCCCACTGAAAAAAG attTTGAGTGTCAAGATCTCCATCTGCGCTCAAAGAACGGCTACTTGTGTAATGTGGTGTCCAGTGGTAGCCTGTACAGCAAGCTTTCGGGCTCCCTGCTGAGCCTGGCCTCT GTGAGGAGCAGGCACTCCTCCAGTAGCTCCACCTGTGCTAATGGCTCCAGTTGCTGGGACGGAGCAGGAGATGACAATGACGTCTGTAACGTGCTCAATATCCCTGGCACAGCTCCAGAGAACCTCTACCTGATGG GAATGGAGTTGTTCGAGGAGGCCCTGCGGCGCTGGGAACAGGCTCTAACGTTCCGCAGCAGGCAAGCGGAAGATGAGGAAAACTGTGCATCCGTGAAGCTGGGAGCTGGAGATGCCATTGCAGAAGAAAGCATGGAG GACATCATCAGTGTAGATTTCATTCGAAAGCTGGAGTCCCTGTTACAGAGAGCATATCGGCTCCAGGAGGAGTTTGAGGGAGCGCTGGGAATGACAGACCCTTCAACACATCCTATAAGCG ACAAGCACATGGATCTCTCGGTGCGGGAGGATTTGGAGGACACCTGTCTGAGAGATTCAATCAGCATCGCCTCAACAGATTCCTTCGTCTCTGCTGCAGAG TTATCTGAGCACAGAGAGATGAGGAGTGCCCATGCACTGGAGTCACTGTGTCATCACCCCTTCTATGAGGACGCCCTGCAGATGGCTGAGGAAGGAAAGATCTACTGCCGAGTGCTAAG aaCTGAAATGCTTGAATGTCTTGGAGACACTGACTTCCTGGCAAAGCTGCACTGTATACGGCAGGCATGTCAG GTCATCTTATGTGAAAGAGCCACTAGAGCATTTCTGGCTGATACAGGAAAGAAGATACTGTCTTCGATTATAGTCAAAGCAAGGAAG AGTCCAAAGAGATTTGAGGAGGTCTTTGAAGAAGTGATCTGCTTTCTGGAGCAAACGGACCATTGGGAGCACACTGAGATGGAGCTTTCTTCAAGAGGG GTTAAACATCTGAACTTCTATGACATTGTTCTTGACTTCATCCTTATGGACTCATTTGAGGATCTTGAGAATCCACCTATATCTATTCAAAATGTGGTCAACAATCGTTGGCTCAACAACTCTTTCAAAGAAACG GCTGTTGCATCAAGTTGTTGGTCTGTTCTAAAACAGAAGAGGCAACATATGAAG GTTCAAGATGGTTTCATTGCGCATTTCTATGCAGTGTGTGAACACATAAGTCCTGTCTTGGCCTGGGGGTTTCTAGGCCCTAAAAGTTCCCTGCATGATTTCTGCTGCTATTTCAAG GAACAGGTGCTGTTCTTCATGAAGGACATTTTTGATCTGGATAAAGTACGTTACTGTAGTCTGGACACTTTGGCTGAGGACATCCTGCACTTGCTTCACCAACGCTCTGAACTGCTTCTTGCCTATGTGGGCACTGACATGATCCATCACCTAAACGGCTGTAGTGGCACACCTTTGCACCTGGTACCCAGTGCGTTGCTTGAAGCACAGGTTCAGTGA